In Hermetia illucens chromosome 1, iHerIll2.2.curated.20191125, whole genome shotgun sequence, one genomic interval encodes:
- the LOC119661109 gene encoding uncharacterized protein LOC119661109, protein MEMGDDKGDLKVAENDCKEEQTGARDGGGPSTSSAIASYNPSTSDALEEEDLEKLKGDAIGDTLFSERFVLSTLLTVASGKDLAEYEKDLCTLWDMTIEHDVVKLLLEHQTLELFSNVVRLTEDRRLTEILVGIIANMCDYPPTRKELSEHAEFIAPILDLISCSDKLTLIQLMRFISALLVSDEEIDPLIWFGYIKDSVNFVQFFSFMLSNSMSRQLLTDALTAMNAFCVKFSLVEEESESSIVFRDLFVHEYLVTGLIEAFKTLALANSDPEFGMSSATRKVKKFHSTFLDINVMLLQYEEHSHRAYASVLTEFLKCITNILEPFCDSLTLFSVSHHELETLDSVNQIFELLSYPFEEECFKRVIEIWDIIESQRGADQDVDDEWSTDDTWNEFGKETSTTLMELFMEVAKNATEEQLTQAFQTMDKSLIEKIVKSENEEKVSEDLSGVFNKIRKLTTNSTKAEAAQ, encoded by the exons ATGGAGATGGGCGACGACAAAGGAGATCTAAAAGTAGCAGAAAATGATTGCAAAGAAGAGCAAACTGGTGCAAGGGACGGAGGAGGCCCTTCGACAAGTTCCGCCATAGCAAGTTACAACCCAAGCACGTCCGATGCCTTAGAGGAAGAGGATTTGGAGAAACTGAAAG GTGATGCTATCGGCGATACACTATTCAGTGAACGTTTCGTCTTGTCAACGTTACTTACTGTGGCTAGTGGCAAGGATTTGGCTGAGTATGAAAAGGATTTGTGTACTCTGTGGGACATGACAATTGAACATGATGTTGTCAAGCTACTTCTTGAACATCAGACGCtggaattattttcaaatgttGTACGTTTGACGGAAGACAGACGTCTGACTGAGATTTTAGTAGGCATAATCGCAAATATGTGTGACTATCCACCGACAAGGAAGGAACTCTCTGAACATGCGGAATTCATCGCGCCGATCCTCGACTTAATATCATGTTCAGACAAACTTACGTTAATCCAATTGATGCGGTTTATTTCGGCACTTTTAGTATCAGATGAGGAAATCGATCCGTTGATTTGGTTCGGGTACATAAAGGAttctgtgaattttgtgcaatttttttcgTTCATGTTGAGCAACTCGATGAGTCGTCAATTATTAACGGATGCACTGACTGCTATGAACGCGTTCTGTGTGAAATTTTCTCTAGTTGAAGAAGAAAGTGAATCAAGTATTGTGTTCCGAGATTTGTTTGTACATGAATATCTTGTAACTGGGCTTATCGAGGCGTTCAAAACGCTTGCTTTAGCAAATTCAGATCCGGAATTTGGTATGTCGTCAGCTACGAGAAAAGTGAAGAAGTTTCACTCAACTTTCCTAGATATAAACGTGATGCTGCTACAATATGAAGAACACTCCCATCGAGCATACGCTAGTGTTTTAACTGAATTTCTCAAATGTATTACGAACATCCTTGAACCATTTTGTGACTCATTGACCTTATTTTCTGTCTCACATCATGAACTCGAAACATTGGACAGTGTCAATCAAATATTTGAATTGCTATCATATCCTTTTGAGGAGGAGTGTTTTAAACGGGTCATAGAAATTTGGGACATTATCGAGAGTCAACGGGGAGCCGATCAAGATGTGGACGACGAATGGAGTACTGACGATACTTGGAACGAGTTCGGAAAAGAAACTTCGACAACGCTTATGGAACTGTTCATGGAAGTTGCAAAAAATGCCACGGAAGAACAATTAACGCAGGCGTTTCAAACTATGGACAAATCATTAATAGAAAAAATAGTGAAAtccgagaatgaggagaaagTGTCTGAAGATCTTAGTggtgttttcaacaaaatcagGAAGTTGACAACCAATTCTACGAAAGCAGAGGCGGCACAATAG